The following are from one region of the Actinopolyspora halophila DSM 43834 genome:
- a CDS encoding DUF1330 domain-containing protein — MTAYVISEVEILDEQLADRYRELARNSIEQYDGRYVVRGASPDVVEGSWPVEQRVVVVEFPSMRRAREWYDSPEYARALEVRGSALERRLFFVEGTD, encoded by the coding sequence ATGACCGCCTACGTGATATCCGAAGTGGAGATACTCGACGAACAGCTCGCCGACCGGTACCGCGAGTTGGCCCGGAACTCGATCGAGCAGTACGACGGGCGTTACGTGGTCCGCGGTGCGTCGCCGGACGTGGTCGAGGGCAGCTGGCCGGTGGAGCAGCGCGTCGTTGTCGTCGAGTTCCCGAGCATGCGGCGCGCACGGGAGTGGTACGACTCGCCCGAGTACGCGCGGGCGCTCGAGGTGCGGGGCTCGGCGCTCGAACGGCGCCTGTTCTTCGTCGAGGGCACCGACTGA
- a CDS encoding RNA polymerase sigma factor translates to MGSTGQRGVAWFTGVYEGHYDAIRRYVLRRLRESSTTEELTQEVFVVAWRRRSRAPEHCLPWLYGIARRLLANDRRADRARPNVVNLPGDDALRDRREDPSRIALNADVRHAMDALSEPAREILRLVGWEELDIGDVAKVLGCARGTARVRLFRARRQLAKALETPESNEEPGSSSSSRALIEPLENSHA, encoded by the coding sequence GTGGGGTCTACGGGCCAACGAGGAGTCGCGTGGTTCACCGGAGTCTACGAAGGGCACTACGACGCGATCCGCCGATACGTACTGCGCAGACTTCGCGAGTCGAGCACCACGGAAGAGCTCACGCAGGAAGTCTTCGTGGTGGCATGGCGACGCCGCTCGCGGGCGCCGGAACACTGTTTGCCCTGGCTGTACGGTATCGCTCGTCGGTTACTGGCGAACGACCGCCGTGCGGACCGGGCACGACCGAACGTAGTGAACCTTCCCGGTGATGACGCGCTGCGCGACCGACGGGAAGACCCGTCACGCATCGCGCTGAACGCGGACGTGCGTCACGCGATGGACGCACTTTCCGAACCCGCTCGGGAGATCCTCCGGCTGGTGGGCTGGGAGGAACTCGACATCGGCGACGTGGCGAAGGTTCTGGGCTGCGCGCGGGGAACGGCGCGGGTCAGATTGTTCCGCGCGCGACGTCAACTCGCGAAAGCCCTGGAAACCCCGGAATCAAATGAGGAGCCAGGAAGTTCGTCATCCTCCCGGGCGCTCATCGAACCACTGGAGAACTCCCATGCGTGA
- a CDS encoding Uma2 family endonuclease, with the protein MSTVVAEGVIPVAAPAYGTGAFDPLVELHGVWTPDLADRYLPIPGMPPVKYECQDGHLIVSPYEGSANTYAAYRMLTLMEPPARRMGCRAYPTLNVQLGVNRWIQPDFAVLDEPARGRVWIPAQRARLVGECVSPSSRVADRIDKPTMCAEAGIEYFMRVEVSYTKGHAEIVLLRLDEHGTYEVHTKALAGSTFTTQEPFPLSFDPAELLED; encoded by the coding sequence ATGAGTACCGTGGTGGCCGAAGGGGTGATACCTGTGGCCGCACCTGCCTACGGCACCGGAGCATTCGACCCACTCGTCGAACTCCACGGCGTCTGGACCCCCGATCTCGCCGACCGGTACCTACCGATCCCCGGAATGCCTCCGGTGAAGTACGAGTGCCAGGACGGACACCTGATCGTGAGCCCCTACGAAGGTTCGGCCAACACATACGCCGCTTACCGAATGCTTACCCTCATGGAACCCCCGGCCAGACGAATGGGATGCCGGGCCTATCCGACGCTGAATGTTCAGCTGGGTGTCAATCGCTGGATCCAGCCCGACTTCGCGGTCCTCGACGAACCCGCTCGGGGACGGGTGTGGATCCCCGCGCAGCGGGCTCGGCTCGTCGGTGAGTGCGTGTCGCCGTCCAGCCGCGTCGCCGACCGGATCGACAAACCCACCATGTGCGCCGAGGCAGGCATCGAGTACTTCATGCGCGTGGAGGTCTCCTACACCAAGGGCCACGCCGAGATCGTGCTACTGCGACTCGACGAGCACGGCACCTACGAAGTACACACCAAAGCACTCGCGGGATCGACGTTCACAACCCAGGAACCGTTCCCACTCTCCTTCGACCCCGCCGAACTACTCGAGGACTGA
- a CDS encoding MBL fold metallo-hydrolase: protein MNTPLRLPASEPGDFSEGSVYFIGNATTLIRYGGFTILTDPTFLHRGEHVHLGHGMYARREVEPACQIADLPPLDLIVLSHHHGDHFDDVAAEQLDKSVPIITTEHAVGLLSEQGFTGGRALDTWQSRTVTKGDDEVCITAMPAKHDPDPVAGMLPPTMGSLLDFSGGEDRGGAFRLYISGDTLLHDRLHDIPRRHPGIDLALVHAGGTTLLGTVVTMTGEQAVRAVEIVDPRTAVPIHYNDYSVFRSGLDEVEEAAATSSTSARFHYLAHGETHRFRPLEQR from the coding sequence TTGAACACACCGCTGAGACTTCCCGCTTCGGAACCCGGTGACTTCTCCGAGGGCAGCGTGTACTTCATCGGCAACGCGACCACGCTGATCCGCTACGGCGGTTTCACGATCCTGACCGATCCGACCTTCCTGCACCGGGGCGAGCACGTGCACCTCGGCCACGGCATGTACGCCCGGCGCGAGGTGGAACCGGCCTGTCAGATCGCCGACCTGCCACCGCTGGACCTCATCGTGCTCTCCCACCACCACGGAGACCACTTCGACGACGTGGCCGCCGAACAACTGGACAAGAGCGTGCCCATCATCACCACCGAGCACGCGGTGGGGCTGCTGTCCGAGCAGGGGTTCACCGGGGGACGCGCGTTGGACACCTGGCAGTCCCGAACCGTGACCAAGGGCGACGACGAGGTGTGCATCACCGCGATGCCTGCCAAGCACGACCCCGACCCGGTCGCGGGCATGCTGCCACCGACCATGGGCAGCCTGCTGGACTTCAGCGGCGGCGAGGACCGGGGCGGGGCCTTCCGGCTCTACATCAGCGGGGACACGCTGCTGCACGACCGGCTCCACGACATCCCGCGGCGCCACCCCGGCATCGACCTGGCCCTGGTGCACGCGGGCGGGACGACGCTGCTGGGCACGGTGGTCACCATGACCGGCGAACAGGCCGTCCGGGCCGTGGAGATAGTCGACCCGCGCACGGCGGTTCCCATCCACTACAACGACTACTCGGTCTTCCGCTCCGGGCTGGACGAGGTCGAGGAGGCCGCGGCCACGTCATCGACGTCGGCGCGGTTCCACTACCTCGCCCACGGTGAGACCCACCGGTTCCGCCCCCTCGAACAGCGGTGA
- a CDS encoding Uma2 family endonuclease, producing MSTVVAEGVIPVAAPAYGTGAFDPLVELHGVWTPDLADRYLPIPGMPPVKYECQDGHLIVSPYEGSANIYAADELRDRLKPHAKSIDGGAYTTLNIRLGPDSWIQPDFVVLREPARGRVWIPSTQTLLVGECVSPSSRVADRIDKPTMCAEAGIEYFMRVEVSYTKGHAEIVLLRLDEHGTYEVHTKALAGSTFTTQEPFPLSFDPAELLED from the coding sequence ATGAGTACCGTGGTGGCCGAAGGGGTGATACCTGTGGCCGCACCTGCCTACGGCACCGGAGCATTCGACCCACTCGTCGAACTCCACGGCGTCTGGACCCCCGATCTCGCCGACCGGTACCTACCGATCCCCGGAATGCCTCCGGTGAAGTACGAGTGCCAGGACGGACACCTGATCGTGAGCCCCTACGAAGGTTCGGCCAACATCTACGCGGCCGATGAGCTGCGTGACCGGCTGAAGCCCCACGCGAAATCCATCGACGGTGGTGCTTACACCACTCTGAACATCCGACTGGGGCCCGACAGCTGGATTCAGCCCGACTTCGTCGTGCTCCGCGAACCGGCACGAGGCCGGGTTTGGATACCGTCCACCCAGACCTTGCTCGTCGGTGAGTGCGTGTCGCCGTCCAGCCGCGTCGCCGACCGGATCGACAAACCCACCATGTGCGCCGAGGCAGGCATCGAGTACTTCATGCGCGTGGAGGTCTCCTACACCAAGGGCCACGCCGAGATCGTGCTACTGCGACTCGACGAGCACGGCACCTACGAAGTACACACCAAAGCACTCGCGGGATCGACGTTCACAACCCAGGAACCGTTCCCACTCTCCTTCGACCCCGCCGAACTACTCGAGGACTGA
- a CDS encoding sugar porter family MFS transporter: MSVDQTRGRSTDHLAHVVMIAGAAALGGFLFGYDTSVINGAVQAIQDNFAVGAALTGVTVAAALLGSAVGAAIAGGIADRLGRTRVMQVAAVLFIISAIGSALPFTVWDLAWWRIVGGIAVGIASMIGPAYIAEVAPAEYRGRLGSLQQLAIVLGIAVSQLVNYALASAAGGSASAQLGPLDTWQWMLAVEAVPALIYLILATIIPESPRYLVSAGKTELARKVLNRIESADADEKIKEIRNALGGEQKPRLSDLRGRAGLLPIVWVGMAIAALQQFVGINVIFYYSSSLWQSVGVEESNSLLLSLFTSIVNIVGTIVAIMLVDKIGRKPLLVMGSAGMTIALALTGWAFSYADVSGEQANLPFAWGVVALLSASAFVFCFAASWGVVMWVLLGEMFPPRIRAAALALGTATNWVANWLVTVTFPSMNAWNLPATYFIYAAFALISLFFVVRYLKETKGRSLEEMGS; encoded by the coding sequence ATGTCGGTAGATCAGACGAGAGGTCGTTCCACCGATCACCTGGCACACGTGGTGATGATCGCCGGGGCGGCTGCCCTGGGTGGCTTTCTGTTCGGTTATGACACTTCGGTCATCAACGGTGCGGTGCAGGCCATCCAGGACAACTTCGCCGTCGGCGCGGCGCTTACCGGCGTCACCGTCGCTGCGGCTCTGCTGGGTTCGGCTGTGGGAGCGGCCATAGCAGGTGGCATAGCGGACAGACTCGGCCGCACCCGAGTCATGCAGGTGGCGGCCGTGCTGTTCATCATCAGCGCGATCGGTTCGGCATTGCCGTTCACCGTTTGGGACCTCGCCTGGTGGCGAATAGTCGGCGGCATCGCCGTCGGTATCGCCTCCATGATCGGTCCGGCCTACATCGCCGAGGTGGCCCCGGCCGAGTACCGCGGACGACTCGGTTCGTTGCAGCAGCTCGCGATCGTGCTGGGAATCGCGGTTTCCCAGCTGGTCAACTACGCCCTCGCCTCCGCGGCGGGAGGCAGTGCCTCGGCCCAGTTGGGTCCGTTGGACACCTGGCAGTGGATGCTGGCGGTTGAGGCCGTCCCCGCGTTGATCTACCTGATCCTCGCCACGATCATCCCCGAATCCCCGCGTTACCTCGTCTCCGCGGGCAAGACCGAACTGGCCCGCAAGGTGCTGAATCGCATCGAGTCGGCCGACGCGGACGAGAAGATCAAGGAGATTCGGAACGCCCTCGGCGGCGAACAAAAGCCGAGGCTCAGCGACCTGCGCGGAAGGGCCGGTCTGCTCCCCATCGTGTGGGTCGGCATGGCCATCGCCGCGCTGCAGCAGTTCGTCGGCATCAACGTCATCTTCTACTACTCCTCCTCGCTGTGGCAGTCCGTCGGTGTGGAGGAGAGCAATTCGCTGCTGCTGAGCCTGTTCACCTCCATCGTCAACATCGTCGGCACGATCGTCGCGATCATGCTGGTCGACAAGATCGGCCGCAAGCCGCTGCTCGTGATGGGTTCGGCCGGTATGACGATCGCGCTGGCGCTCACCGGGTGGGCGTTCAGCTACGCCGATGTCAGTGGCGAACAGGCCAACCTGCCGTTCGCCTGGGGCGTGGTGGCACTGCTCTCCGCCAGTGCCTTCGTGTTCTGCTTCGCGGCCTCCTGGGGTGTCGTGATGTGGGTGCTGCTCGGCGAGATGTTCCCGCCCCGCATCCGCGCCGCGGCGCTTGCCCTGGGTACCGCCACGAACTGGGTGGCGAACTGGTTGGTCACCGTGACGTTCCCGAGCATGAACGCCTGGAACCTCCCGGCGACCTACTTCATCTACGCGGCGTTCGCGTTGATCTCGCTGTTCTTCGTGGTGCGCTACCTCAAGGAGACCAAGGGACGCTCCCTGGAGGAGATGGGCAGCTGA
- a CDS encoding LysE family translocator translates to MPNLSEWWIFLGTATLIAVAPGPGILYVLARSLHGGRTEGVRSAIGTFLGAAVHVLAATVGLSALLATSALAFTAVKFLGAAYLIYLGARTLWELRRVPAAQQATAPEQRGSAVTQGLVTEVLNPKTAMFFLAFIPQFVHPERGSQSIAFLALGLAFVVLASTADLLVAVFAGSLGTWIANNPRWQRRQHAASGATLIGLGGALALSQR, encoded by the coding sequence GTGCCGAACCTCTCCGAGTGGTGGATCTTCCTGGGGACCGCGACGCTGATAGCCGTCGCCCCCGGCCCCGGAATCCTGTACGTGCTCGCCCGCAGCCTGCACGGCGGCAGAACCGAGGGGGTCCGCTCGGCCATCGGCACCTTCCTCGGAGCAGCGGTGCACGTGCTCGCCGCCACGGTCGGCCTGTCCGCGCTGCTGGCCACCTCGGCTCTGGCGTTCACCGCGGTCAAGTTCCTCGGAGCCGCCTATCTGATCTACCTGGGCGCGCGCACCCTGTGGGAACTGCGGCGAGTCCCCGCGGCACAGCAGGCCACGGCCCCGGAGCAGCGCGGCTCCGCGGTGACCCAGGGCCTGGTCACCGAAGTGCTCAACCCGAAGACGGCGATGTTCTTCCTGGCGTTCATACCGCAGTTCGTGCACCCCGAACGGGGTTCGCAGAGCATCGCCTTCCTCGCCCTCGGGCTGGCCTTCGTCGTGCTCGCCTCCACCGCCGACCTGCTCGTGGCCGTCTTCGCCGGTTCACTCGGCACCTGGATCGCCAACAACCCGCGCTGGCAACGACGCCAGCACGCCGCCAGCGGCGCCACCCTCATCGGACTCGGCGG
- a CDS encoding DUF3558 family protein has translation MIGRALRGAVVLLVGFVLVSACGSDRPEALSMDEVKPCELISQSDLKRFQVRAQPQSRGSVSGVGTEGSSCYYNPLNTNSVRISAITNHGIDRWMNGSLEHSKFKELSRIQGFRAIKVWQVPGGSGPDSNCKVYVDVAGGQSLRVQVDRSFEKKDPPTCDTARRYAEAAMKTLAN, from the coding sequence ATGATCGGGCGTGCGTTACGGGGCGCTGTCGTGTTGTTGGTGGGGTTCGTGCTGGTGTCGGCGTGTGGATCGGATCGGCCCGAAGCGTTGTCGATGGACGAGGTGAAACCGTGCGAGTTGATCTCCCAGTCTGATCTCAAACGGTTCCAGGTACGTGCACAACCACAATCGCGTGGTTCCGTTTCGGGTGTTGGCACGGAAGGAAGTAGCTGTTATTATAATCCACTTAATACTAATAGCGTGCGGATTAGTGCGATAACAAATCACGGAATCGACCGATGGATGAACGGTAGTCTTGAACATTCGAAATTTAAGGAATTGTCTCGTATTCAGGGTTTCCGCGCTATTAAAGTATGGCAAGTCCCCGGCGGTTCTGGCCCTGACAGCAATTGCAAGGTCTACGTTGACGTTGCCGGTGGTCAGTCGCTGAGAGTCCAGGTTGACAGGTCTTTCGAGAAGAAGGACCCGCCGACTTGCGACACGGCCCGCCGTTACGCCGAGGCGGCGATGAAGACGCTCGCTAACTGA
- a CDS encoding GNAT family N-acetyltransferase, producing the protein MAPLSFPRPPLVDEVVALRPWRRADIPQKVAGFSDPLCLRFSWPLTERFTEAHVRRSLEDEERERLNGKALNFAVVDVAAREHVLGGAEFHDVDRARSCAGVGYWLAPHARGRGLAARTVRLLAGWGFERLALARLELTCAPDNTASQRVAERCGFTREGVLRSHLPFQGGRRDTVMYGLLPGELR; encoded by the coding sequence ATGGCACCGTTGTCCTTTCCCCGGCCGCCGCTGGTCGACGAGGTCGTCGCGCTGCGCCCGTGGCGGCGCGCGGACATCCCGCAGAAGGTCGCGGGGTTCTCCGATCCGCTGTGCCTGCGGTTCTCGTGGCCGTTGACCGAGAGGTTCACCGAGGCCCACGTTCGGCGAAGTCTCGAGGACGAGGAACGGGAGCGCCTCAACGGGAAGGCGCTCAACTTCGCCGTGGTGGACGTGGCCGCGCGGGAGCACGTGCTGGGCGGTGCCGAATTCCACGATGTGGATCGTGCACGCTCGTGCGCGGGGGTCGGTTACTGGCTCGCCCCGCACGCGCGGGGACGCGGCCTCGCCGCGCGCACGGTGCGACTGCTGGCCGGGTGGGGCTTCGAGCGACTCGCGCTCGCCCGCCTGGAACTCACCTGCGCGCCGGACAACACAGCCTCCCAACGGGTCGCCGAGCGGTGCGGGTTCACCAGGGAGGGAGTGCTGCGTTCGCACCTGCCGTTCCAGGGCGGGCGGCGCGACACCGTGATGTACGGCCTGCTCCCGGGGGAGTTGAGGTGA
- the dcd gene encoding dCTP deaminase, with the protein MLLSDRDLRKELDGGRFEIDPFDDALIQPSSVDVRLDRFFRVFDNSKYTHIDPSRQQDDLTSLVEHSDDDAFVLHPGEFVLGSTFETVRLPEDLAGRLEGKSSLGRLGLLTHSTAGFIDPGFGGHITLELSNVANLPITLWPGMKIGQLCLFRLSSPAEHPYGSKAAGSRYQGQRGPTPSRAYLNFVRVDTSR; encoded by the coding sequence GTGCTGCTCAGTGACCGTGACCTGCGTAAAGAGCTCGATGGCGGGCGTTTTGAAATCGATCCGTTCGACGACGCGCTGATACAGCCGTCGAGCGTCGACGTTCGGCTGGATCGTTTCTTCCGCGTCTTCGACAACTCCAAGTACACCCACATCGACCCCTCGCGGCAGCAGGACGACCTGACCTCGCTCGTAGAACACTCCGACGACGACGCGTTCGTACTGCACCCCGGCGAGTTCGTCCTCGGATCCACCTTCGAGACGGTGCGGTTGCCCGAGGACCTGGCGGGCCGGCTCGAGGGGAAGTCCTCCTTGGGGCGGCTCGGTCTGTTGACCCACTCGACGGCCGGTTTCATCGACCCAGGGTTCGGTGGGCACATCACCCTCGAACTGTCCAATGTCGCGAATCTGCCCATCACTCTCTGGCCGGGCATGAAGATAGGGCAGCTGTGCCTGTTCCGCCTGTCCAGTCCGGCCGAGCACCCGTACGGCAGCAAGGCCGCCGGCTCCCGCTATCAGGGACAGCGCGGTCCCACGCCCTCACGCGCGTATCTCAACTTCGTGAGGGTTGACACCAGCAGGTGA
- a CDS encoding flavoprotein, translating into MDTHALGLISSATDGLENVRTALVEPAIARGWQVAVTLTPTAGTWLDDNGELPRIEDTSGLPCRVAPRMPREASPHPPIDCFLVCPASANTVAKLALGLADNQALTTVCEAIGAQSVPIVVFPLINAAHVRHPAWNPHLTALREAGVHLLTGDEYWPLHEPRSAPPDKDLPWTKILDVVEAVSG; encoded by the coding sequence ATGGATACGCACGCGCTCGGGCTGATCAGTTCCGCCACCGATGGTCTGGAGAACGTCCGCACTGCTCTGGTGGAGCCCGCTATCGCGCGTGGCTGGCAGGTTGCGGTGACGCTGACTCCGACGGCCGGAACCTGGCTGGACGACAACGGAGAACTGCCGCGCATCGAGGATACGAGTGGCCTGCCGTGCCGGGTGGCGCCGCGGATGCCGCGTGAGGCGAGTCCGCATCCTCCGATCGACTGCTTCCTCGTCTGCCCGGCGAGTGCGAACACGGTCGCCAAGCTCGCGCTCGGCCTGGCCGACAACCAGGCGTTGACGACGGTCTGCGAGGCGATCGGAGCCCAGTCGGTGCCGATCGTGGTGTTTCCACTGATCAACGCCGCACACGTTCGTCACCCAGCCTGGAACCCGCACCTGACCGCACTGCGCGAAGCGGGGGTGCACTTGCTGACCGGGGACGAGTACTGGCCACTCCACGAGCCACGAAGCGCGCCCCCGGACAAGGACCTTCCCTGGACGAAGATCCTCGACGTGGTTGAGGCAGTGTCCGGCTGA
- a CDS encoding DUF3558 family protein, with the protein MIGRALRVAAVSLVGLVLVLGCGSSDRPAELSVDEVKPCDLISRNSVQGVQIATESQKMNSVPGVDTEGNTCFYSARNGNTIYVSAITKHGIDRWGDPSFEHVRSEEVSRIQGYRTVKVWRDSERPGPDSKCKVYVDVAGGQSLRVQVDRSFEENDPPTCDTARRYAEVAMKTLVADRG; encoded by the coding sequence ATGATCGGGCGTGCGTTACGGGTCGCTGCCGTGTCGCTGGTGGGGCTCGTGCTGGTGTTGGGGTGTGGCTCGTCGGATCGGCCCGCTGAGTTGTCGGTGGACGAGGTGAAGCCGTGCGATCTGATTTCCCGGAATTCCGTCCAGGGGGTGCAGATAGCTACTGAATCTCAGAAGATGAATTCTGTGCCGGGGGTTGATACCGAAGGAAACACTTGCTTCTACAGCGCCCGGAACGGGAATACCATATACGTCAGTGCGATCACGAAGCATGGGATTGATCGGTGGGGGGATCCTTCGTTCGAGCACGTGCGTTCCGAGGAGGTTTCCCGGATTCAGGGTTATCGTACGGTGAAGGTGTGGCGTGACAGCGAGCGTCCGGGGCCGGACAGCAAGTGCAAGGTCTATGTTGATGTTGCCGGTGGTCAATCGCTGCGGGTCCAGGTTGACAGGTCTTTCGAGGAGAATGATCCGCCGACTTGTGACACGGCGCGTCGTTACGCCGAGGTGGCGATGAAGACGCTCGTCGCTGATCGTGGGTAG